A single Cucumis melo cultivar AY chromosome 4, USDA_Cmelo_AY_1.0, whole genome shotgun sequence DNA region contains:
- the LOC103486491 gene encoding cell division control protein 48 homolog E gives MANQPESSDSKGTKRDFSTAILERKKAPNRLVVDEAINDDNSVVALHPDTMEKLQLFRGDTILIKGKKRKDTICIALADDTCDEPKIRMNKVVRSNLRVRLGDVVSVHQCADVKYGKRVHILPVDDTIEGVTGNLFDAYLKPYFLEAYRPLRKGDLFLVRGGMRSVEFKVIETDPAEYCVVAPDTEIFCDGEPVKREDEDRLDEVGYDDVGGVRKQMAQIRELVELPLRHPQLFKSIGVKPPKGILLYGPPGSGKTLIARAVANETGAFFFCINGPEIMSKLAGESESNLRKAFEEAEKNAPSIIFIDEIDSIAPKREKTNGEVERRIVSQLLTLMDGLKSRAHVIVIGATNRPNSIDPALRRFGRFDREIDIGVPDEVGRLEVLRIHTKNMKLAEEVDLERIAKDTHGYVGADLAALCTEAALQCIREKMDVIDLEDDSIDAEILNSMAVTNEHFQTALGTSNPSALRETVVEVPNVSWEDIGGLENVKRELQETVQYPVEHPEKFEKFGMSPSKGVLFYGPPGCGKTLLAKAIANECQANFISVKGPELLTMWFGESEANVREIFDKARQSAPCVLFFDELDSIATQRGSSVGDAGGAADRVLNQLLTEMDGMSAKKTVFIIGATNRPDIIDPALLRPGRLDQLIYIPLPDQESRLQIFKACLRKSPISKDVELRALAKYTQGFSGADITEICQRACKYAIRENIEKDIEKERRKSENPEAMEEDADDEVAEIRAAHFEESMKYARRSVSDADIRKYQAFAQTLQQSRGFGAEFRFEQNSAPAASDPFATSAGGADEDDLYN, from the exons ATGGCCAATCAACCTGAATCCTCTGACTC CAAGGGTACCAAGAGGGACTTTAGCACCGCCATTTTGGAGCGGAAGAAGGCCCCTAATCGTCTTGTCGTCGATGAAGCTATCAACGATGATAACTCTGTTGTCGCTCTTCATCCTGATACCATGGAGAAGCTTCAGCTCTTCCGTGGTGATACGATCCTCATTAAG GGTAAAAAGAGGAAGGACACAATATGCATTGCTCTTGCTGATGATACATGTGATGAGCCTAAAATAAGGATGAACAAGGTCGTGAGGAGCAATCTTAGGGTTAGGCTTGGTGATGTTGTCTCTGTGCACCAATGTGCTGATGTTAAGTATGGGAAGCGTGTACACATTCTTCCTGTGGATGATACTATTGAAGGAGTTACTGGAAATCTTTTTGATGCTTATTTGAAAC CCTATTTCTTGGAGGCATATCGTCCTTTGAGGAAGGGTGATCTCTTCCTTGTGAGGGGGGGAATGAGGAGTGTAGAGTTCAAGGTTATTGAGACAGATCCAGCTGAATACTGTGTGGTAGCCCCAGACACTGAGATCTTTTGTGATGGAGAGCCTGTGAAAAGGGAGGATGAGGATAGATTAGATGAAGTTGGTTATGATGACGTTGGTGGTGTTAGGAAACAAATGGCTCAGATTCGTGAATTGGTTGAACTGCCACTGAGGCATCCGCAGCTGTTTAAATCAATTGGTGTGAAGCCTCCTAAGGGAATTTTGCTGTATGGACCCCCTGGGTCTGGGAAGACTTTGATTGCACGTGCTGTTGCAAATGAAACTGGTGCATTTTTCTTCTGTATCAATGGACCAGAGATCATGTCAAAGTTGGCTGGTGAAAGTGAAAGCAACCTCAGAAAAGCTTTTGAGGAAGCGGAGAAAAATGCACCGTCCATAATTTTTATCGATGAAATTGATTCAATTGCTCCCAAGCGTGAGAAGACCAATGGGGAAGTTGAGCGAAGGATTGTCTCACAACTACTGACCCTCATGGATGGACTGAAGTCTCGTGCTCATGTCATTGTGATTGGGGCTACAAATCGACCCAACAGCATTGATCCAGCTCTGAGAAGATTTGGAAGATTTGATAGGGAAATAGACATTGGTGTTCCTGATGAAGTTGGGCGTCTGGAAGTTCTACGAATTCATACCAAAAACATGAAACTCGCTGAAGAA GTTGATTTGGAGAGGATTGCTAAAGATACGCATGGGTATGTTGGTGCTGATCTGGCAGCTCTCTGTACTGAGGCTGCTCTTCAATGTATCAGAGAGAAGATGGATGTAATTGATTTGGAAGATGACTCTATAGATGCTGAGATACTCAATTCAATGGCAGTTACAAATGAGCATTTCCAGACAGCTCTTGGAACCAGCAACCCGTCAGCTCTTCGTGAAACA GTTGTTGAAGTACCAAATGTTTCATGGGAGGATATTGGAGGTCTTGAGAATGTGAAGAGAGAGCTCCAAGag ACGGTTCAATATCCAGTTGAACATCCTGAGAAGTTTGAGAAATTTGGGATGTCGCCCTCAAAAGGAGTTCTTTTCTATGGCCCTCCTGGATGTGGAAAGACTCTTCTGGCAAAGGCTATTGCAAATGAATGTCAAGCAAACTTTATTAGCGTCAAGGGCCCAGAGTTGCTCACGATGTGGTTTGGAGAGAGTGAGGCCAATGTTCGTGAAATCTTTGACAAGGCCCGGCAGTCTGCTCCTTGTGTCTTGTTCTTTGACGAACTTGACTCAATTGCTACACAA AGAGGTAGTAGCGTTGGGGATGCTGGAGGTGCTGCTGATCGTGTACTGAACCAACTTCTTACGGAAATGGATGGAATGTCTGCAAAGAAAACTGTTTTCATCATTGGTGCCACCAACAGACCAGACATTATAGATCCTGCTCTTTTACGACCTGGACGTCTGGATCAGTTGATTTATATTCCTCTTCCTGACCAAGAATCTCGACTTCAGATTTTCAAGGCTTGCTTGAGGAAATCTCCAATCTCAAAAGATGTGGAACTCAGAGCCCTTGCCAAGTACACTCAAGGCTTCAGTGGTGCTGATATTACAGAAATTTGTCAGCGTGCCTGCAAATATGCAATTAGAGAAAACATTGAGAAG GACATTGAGAAGGAGAGAAGGAAAAGCGAGAACCCCGAGGCAATGGAGGAGGATGCTGATGATGAAGTGGCCGAGATCAGGGCCGCTCACTTTGAGGAATCTATGAAGTATGCCCGAAGGAGTGTCAGTGATGCTGACATCCGCAAATACCAGGCATTTGCGCAAACACTTCAGCAGTCAAGAGGGTTTGGAGCCGAGTTCAGGTTCGAGCAGAACTCAGCACCAGCTGCATCCGACCCATTTGCAACTTCTGCTGGTGGGGCTGATGAAGATGATCTCTATAACTAG